A genomic stretch from Streptomyces venezuelae ATCC 10712 includes:
- a CDS encoding alpha/beta hydrolase: MTTPHARPGDPLTPAARALCDAMSAGFPRPEAGAEALRAAARAHLGELPPAPGASANGVPVRLYEGPGDPVVVFAHGGGWVLCDLDTHDRTCRALASRTGATVVSVDYRRAPEHRFPAAEDDVCTALGWAADRYPGRPLVLAGDSSGGNLAAAAALRARDGGGPAPAGQLLVYPALDHRLEGRSAHDFAEGYFHTTAHMRWYWRQYVGPDGDPAAASPGLTPDVTGLPPTLIVLADCDPLRDEGLAYARRLSAAGVPARVHLHTGMFHGFLGGTGLLPEADEALAGAAAWLTTLCG; encoded by the coding sequence ATGACGACGCCCCACGCACGGCCCGGCGACCCCCTCACCCCGGCCGCCCGCGCCCTCTGCGACGCGATGTCGGCGGGCTTCCCGCGCCCGGAGGCGGGCGCGGAAGCATTGCGGGCGGCGGCGAGGGCACACCTGGGCGAGCTGCCCCCGGCGCCCGGCGCATCGGCGAACGGCGTTCCCGTCCGCCTCTACGAAGGCCCCGGGGACCCGGTCGTCGTCTTCGCCCACGGCGGCGGCTGGGTCCTGTGCGACCTGGACACCCACGACCGGACCTGCCGCGCGCTCGCCTCCCGTACCGGCGCGACCGTCGTGTCCGTCGACTACCGGCGGGCGCCCGAGCACCGTTTCCCGGCGGCCGAGGACGACGTGTGTACGGCCCTGGGGTGGGCGGCCGACCGGTATCCGGGCCGCCCGCTGGTCCTGGCGGGCGACAGCAGCGGCGGGAACCTGGCCGCGGCGGCGGCCCTGCGCGCCCGCGACGGAGGCGGCCCGGCACCGGCGGGCCAGCTCCTCGTCTACCCGGCCCTGGACCACCGCCTGGAGGGGCGGTCGGCCCACGACTTCGCGGAGGGCTACTTCCACACCACGGCCCACATGCGGTGGTACTGGCGGCAGTACGTGGGCCCCGACGGCGACCCGGCGGCCGCCTCCCCCGGCCTGACACCCGACGTCACCGGCCTCCCGCCGACCCTGATCGTCCTGGCCGACTGCGACCCCCTGCGCGACGAGGGCCTCGCCTACGCCCGCCGCCTCTCCGCCGCGGGCGTCCCCGCCCGGGTCCACCTCCACACCGGCATGTTCCACGGCTTCCTCGGCGGCACGGGCCTCCTCCCGGAAGCCGACGAAGCACTGGCCGGGGCGGCGGCCTGGCTCACTACCCTGTGCGGGTGA